DNA sequence from the Armigeres subalbatus isolate Guangzhou_Male chromosome 1, GZ_Asu_2, whole genome shotgun sequence genome:
aaccttatatggcgcttatacagttcgattccattttcttaataacttttaaacgcaatggtttatcgttatcaaattccATAGTGTTCAACAAAGCTCTGTCTtctatcgaatgcaacttgttgcgagaaaatctgtttagaattactatatgaaaaagtggctaatgtttttctgttttcgtgtgcatacacacacacatacacacggacaaactgacatttgttcagctcgacgagctgagtagattggtatataacatcatgggtctccgatacttctatgaaaagttcgattttggagtagATGAGAATTAAAAAGTGATATGTGAGTAATATGTGAGACGTTTCAAGAAGGAAAAGTGAGGAGTATGAAGTGAGGAACGAGAAGTAGGAAGTaagaagggaaaagtgagaagtgagaagaagtgagagaagtgggaaataagaagtgagagacaacaagtgaatagtgagaagtgagaaatgagataaagatgtgagatgtgagaaacgagaagtgttAAGTGGGAGTTGATAAATGAGCAgctacaagtgagaagtgagaaattcgatacTAGAaatgagatgtaagatgtgagaagcgagaagtgagaaacgagaagtgataagtgaaagccgagaagtgagaagcgacaaatgataagtgagattgagaagtgagaaattcaatacaagaagtgagatgtaagatgtgatgagtgagaagtaagatatgAGATAtgggaagtgaggagtgagacatAAAAAGCaacatgtgagatgtgagaagtgagaagcaaaaatAAAGAAGTTAGAAGGGATGAGTGAGGTGTGtaatgtgagatgtgagatgtgagaagtgagaaacaaagagttgaaaagtgagaatagataagtgagaagtgagaggcgacAAGTGAGATCAAAGAAGTGCTaaatgagataaagatgtgagatgtgagaagtgtgaagggAGAAGTGTACCACGGCCTCctgattattaaaataaataaattattccttttctttaaatcatatttgtttatttttagccAAGTTTCCAAGactgcccacaaccgaaccacaaaatttaaatgtctaaaaatatcaattttgcaaaattatcgataactacagtatccccccgcttatccagTTTCTCGAATCTACGCTTAAAGAGATGTTTTCGATGTTACTTgggacgggaatccttcagggatgtCAAAGGGAGTTATTCatggattccgacgggaatccttccggactCTGACGAAAATGCCATCAAAATCCCtgatgggaatcctttaggtacttcgacgggaatccttctgggGTGCCAACagaaatccttcaagaattccgacgagaatcctttagggattccgacaaCGATCACCCagggatttcaacgggaatatTTCAGGGATTGCGACGGGAATTCATCAGATATTCCGACGCGAATCCTTAAAAGATTTTGACggaaatccttcagggatttcaaatggaattcttcaggaaatctgaCGAGATTCCTGCAAGGAATCTGACGGAAATTCTTTAGTGATTCCGATGggtatccttcaagaatttcgatAGGAATTATTCatggattccgacgggaatccttcagtgattccaacggaaattcttcaaggattccgacgaaAATCTTTCAGTgattccgacgagaattcttcagggattccgaagggaatcatACAGGGATTTTAATGGGTATTCTTCAGACATTCCTACGCAAACCCTTTGGAGATTCCTACGGGTATCCTTCAGGGACTCCGGCgcgaattcttcaggaattccgacaggaatctttCAGGGATTTCGACGAGGATCCTTCAGAGATTTCGTTAGGCATCCTTCGGGGATATCGAAAGGAGTCTTTCAGGGATTTTGATGGGAATTTTCcagggatttcgacgggaatcttCCAGGGACTCTAACGGTTATCCTTCAGGGACTCCGGCGGGAATCCTCAAGAGATTTTGACAGGAATCCTTCAGAGACTTCAAAGTTAGTCCGGAATTTTGATGTTACTCCTTTAGAGATTCCGACTGCAATTTTTCAGGGATTCTGACGGAAATCCTTAAAGGACTCCGACGAGAATCGTTTAGGGAACACTTCGAGGATTCTGACAGGAATACTTCAGAGATTCCAACAGGAGTCCCTTTAGAAATTTTGGCGTGAGTTTTGTAAGGATTCTGAATAGAgtacttttgggattccgacaaAAATCTTTTagcgattccgacggaaatccttcaaGGATTCTTACGAAAATACTCAGttattccgacggaaatccttctgggattccgacgggaatagtAAAGAAAATCCAACGGAAACCCTCCAGCGATTTCGCATATGCCAGGTTTCTTCGGGGATTTCGACGGCAATCCTTCAGATGTGCCGATTAGAATTCTCAGgagattccaacgggaatattTCAGTGATTCTGCAAGGAATCTTATAGTTGGTAAGGTTCCAATAAGAATCCTTCAGATATTCTCGAGGAAATTATTCAGGGTTTCCAACAGAGTTCTgtcgaaaattcttaaaagatTTCAACGGGAATCCATTAGCGATTacgaagtgaatcctttttggattccgatggaaatccttTTGATATCCCAACAGGAATACTTCTGAGATTCTGACGGAACTTCTTCAGCGATTCCGTCGAAATCCCTGGaaaattcccgtaggaattcctgaaatatttttttagaatttaaggaagatttcctttggaatctaaaaagaatttcctgaaggattcccattGGATACCCGTTGGAATCCTTGAAGGATTATCGTCAAGATCCCTGAAGAATTCCCGACGAAATCATTGAAGAATTCCAATCGGAATCTCCGAAAAATTCCCGTCAGAATCAGAAGAAGAAATGCTGTCGAAATTTGTCgcatttcctccggaatcgctGAAGGAttgccgtcggaatccctgaaagaatctcagaaggattcgtttcaaaattccagaaggatttctgTCGTAATCTCTGTAGGATTCCTGAAAAACTTCCGGGCAGGgagattttcttcggaaatcgtcatacttattttttttatcgggatcaaatttatttgaattctgGACAGTTTCACCTTAACACACTCGATTAACAAAACAAACTTACTACCcccaaatgtttgaaaattcttctgaataacCCCAGGGAATTCTTTACAAATTTTCTTGTGAACATTCAGAAGAATTGTGCAACTATTTTTGCCTTAGTGATTTAGAAAGTTTTCCCGTTCATGTGTGAAacaatttccggtggaaatccagaagaatttGCAAGAAAGTTGGTAAGAAGTTTCTCAGGAAAATTCTAAAGCGCTTCCCCGAGTAAATAAAAAGAAGTCCTAGAAAAAAGAATTTGAGGTAGaaaatccgaaataaacttacgtagaaattcttcaaaaaaaatccatgtgaaATTTGCCCTTGAAGTGATTATATATCTCtactggaatttttttttcaatatttttgcagTAAGTCTACAGGAAGTTCTTCTAGCTATAACTTCCAAGGGACATTCAagagaattttcggagaaatttgaaaaatgtacatGAAAGTTTAAAATCATTTTCCGTTTAATAACTGAAGTATAATTTCAGTATAGCAGGCCAACTGGTCGTTCAACCCCTCCCATCACTACAAACGACACCTACAAAGATGACCTACATGTGGTGCTATTGATTTTAAGTATTcctaataaatcaatttttttgaatCAAATCGGACTGATGACGTTCAGTTAATTTTCATATCAATTATGCTGAATGCAGCTTGTTATTCAAACTATTATGGCTGACCGGCTTTTTGCCCCGATCGAAAACGTGCTTTCAACTTCGCCGTCGTTGTTTTCGCTGCGATCCACCTCGTTCTGATTTACCCCGGCGATGTTGTGCTGACCGAAGCATAACAACCGCGGGTGGCTTGTACCAACGGAAGTTCGTGCTCTGTCCACGCAAGCCCACCGCaccatttcaatttcaataagCGATCAATCAACATGTCGCGTGGAAATACGGCGATCGTCGTCACTGCCTTCCTGTGCCTTGGGTGGCTCCAGATCCAGACCAGTGCCAAGGACTACAACTGTAAGTAACTGTAAGCTTTGAATGGGAACCCGTTTCGATTTCCATTTGTTCAAAACCATATCCTCCACGTTGCAGTCATCTTCGACCCGAAGGAGCTGGAGTGCACGGGCAATGTGTCGTACGACAACGTGGCGCTGACGGCGTATCGAGCCCGGCCGAACAGTGAAGACAAGCGGGACTACACGGACTTGAAGTACCAGACGTTGTACACGCTGCAAGCATATCTGGACGATCGGGCACCGTACGTAACGGTCGGAATGGATCCGAACTTGAAGATCCCGTACGGGACGCCGGTGTGCATTCCGGAGCTAAATTTACATTTTCGGCGCCAAATCAAGCTGCAGGTGAGAGACACCGATGACGATCTGATCGGCGGTGGCTACCGTCATGTGGATATCTGCGTTCGCACGCAGGCGGACAGTTTTGATGACTTTGTGAATATGTTGGATGCGACATTGGTGTTCTTGTGATAGTTGCTAGTGATGAGCAAGTGTTTTGTGAGTTTCAAATAAAGTTATTCTGtaagagattttttttgagaGTGGCAATTTTGTGGAAAGAAATTTCATATATAGAAATGAATTTTAAGAGTGAATTTTAATAAGCAAACTAGTTCTTCACTATATATAGAAATGAGAATATTACGTTCCGTTCCACTTATCTTGGTGCTGTAAAGATTGGAATAAATCGAATCATACGTAACGTTTAGAACAGTATAATGAAAGCGAGGAAAATGGTGTTTACTTTTCAGAACGTCCAAAATAAACGGCAACTCCTTTAGAgttttgttcaaaaaaaaatccagggattccaacgggaattattttaagagcttaaatttttttttcttgatttaaaattcaaatcaatccaaattcaaattaatttcaaatcaaatcgaaaCCCAATTCATATCcaacccaattcaaatccaatccaaattcatttagaatccaatccaaatctaatttaagaccaatccaaattcaaaccagaACCAATCCggattcaatacaaatccaatccaaactcattTCATATCCAATCCCAAATCAaagtaaaatcaaattaaaagatCACCCagatccaatttaaatccaatctccAATCCAAATAAAGTCCACATAAAATACGGATCCAATTAAAATTTAATCCATATCCagtccgaatccaatccaaatataatccaaatccagtccaaatccaaatccaatccaaatccaatccaaatccaatccaaatccaacacaaatccaatccaaatccaatccaaatccaatccaaatccaatccaaatccaatccaaatccaatccaaatccaatccaaatccaatccaaatccaatccaaatccaatccaaaccaatccaaaccaatccaaaccaatccaaaccaatccaaaccaatccaaatctaatcaaaccaatccgaaccaaccaaaccaattcaaaccaaccaaaccaatccaaaccaatccaaaccaatccaaatccaatcaaaaccaacaaaaaccaatccaaaccaatccaaaccaatcgaaaccaatcgaaaccaatccaaaccaatccaaatcaaaccaaaccaatccaaatcaatccaaaccaaccaaaccaatccaaaccaatccaaaccaatccaaatgtaatccaaatgtaatccaaacgcaatccaaaccaattcaaaccaatccaaatgcaagaaaatacaaccaaaccaaccaaaccaacacaaccaatccaaaccaatccaaattaaaccaaaccaatccaaaccaatcgaaaccaatcctaatccaatccaaaccaacacaaaccaatccaaaccaatccaaaccaatccaaatcaaaccaaaccaatccaaaccaatccaaaccaatccaaaccaaccaaaccaatccaaacacaatccaaatcacatccaaccaatccaaatctaatcaaaccgaatccaatccaaaccaatccaaaccaatccaaaccaatccaaaccaatccaaaccaatccaaaccaatcaaaatctaacaaaatccaatccaaaccaaccaaaccaatccaaaccaatccaaaccaatccaaaccaatccaaattaaaccaaaccaatccaaaccaatccaaatctaatcaaaccaatccgaatcaaaccaaaccaattcaaaccaaccaaaccaatccaaaccaatccaaaccaatccaaaccaattcaaaccaatccaaaccaactgaaaccattccaaaccaatccaaaccaatccaaatcaaaccaaaccaatccaaaccaatccaaaccaaaccaaaccaatccaaatgtaatccaaatgcaatccaaaccaattcaaaccaattcaaaccaatccaaatgtaagaaaaccaaccaaaccaatccaaaccaacacaaaccaatccaaaccaatccaaatcaaaccaaatcaaaccaaaccaaaccaatccaaattaaaccaaaccaatccaaaccaactaaaccaatccaaaccaatcccaatcaaaaccaatccaaaccaaaccaatccaaatcgaatccaaaccgaattcaaaccaatccaaaccaatccaaatcaaaccaaaccaatccaaaccaaccaaaccaatccaatccaaaccaatccaaaccaatccaaaccaatccaaaccaatccaaaccaatccaaaccaatccaaaccaatccaaaccaatccaaacccaaccaaaccaatccaaaccaatcaaacccaatccaaaccaatccaaaccaattcaaattcaatccaaatcccatcaaaatccaacccaaaccaatccaaaccaatccaaaccaatcagaatctaatccaaaccattccaaccaaatctaatccaaaccaaacacaatccaaccaatccaaattgaatctaaaccaaccaaaccaattcaaaccaatccaaaccaatccaaccaaatccaaaccaatccaaaccaatccaaaccaaacctaaccaaaccaatccaaaccaatccaaaccaatccaaaccaatccaaaccaatcccaaccaaaccaaaccaatccaaaccaaaccaacacaaaccagatccaaccaatccaaatcgaatccaaatcgaatccaaaccaatccaaaccaatccaaaccaatccaaaccaaaccaaaccaatccaaaccaatccaatccaaaccaatccaaaccaatccaaaccaatccaaacccaaatccaaaccaatccaaaccaatcaaacccaacacaaccaatccaaaccaatccaaaccaatccaaacccatccaaaccaacccaaaccaatccaaaccaatccaaaccaatcagaatctaatccaaaccattccaaaccaaaccaatccaaaccaaacacaatccaaaccaatccaaattgaatccaaatacaatccaaaccaatccaaaccaatccaaaccaatccaaaccaatccaaaccaatccaaaccaatccaaaccaatccaaaccaatccaatccaaaccaaccaaaccaatccaaaccaatccaaaccaaatctaatccaaaccaaacacaatccaaaccaatccaaactgaatccaaaccaatccaaaccaatccaaaccaatccaaaccaatccaaaccaaccaaaccaatccaaaccaaccaaaccaaccaatccaaaccaaccaaaccaatccaaaccaatccaaaccaatccaaaccaatccaaaccaaaccaatccaaaccaacacaatccaaccaatccgaattgaaccaaaccaatccaaaccaatccaaaccaaccaaaccaatccaaaccaaccaaaccaatccaaaccaatccaaaccaatccaaaccaatccaaaccaaccaaaccaatccaaaccaaccaaaccaatccaaaccaatccaaaccaatccaaaccaatccaaaccaatccaaaccaaccaaaccaacccaaaccaatccaaaccaatctaaaccaatccaacccaatccaaaccattccaaaccaatccaaaccaaccaaaccaatccaaccaacccaaaccaatccaaaccaaccaaaccaatccaaccattccaaaccaatccaaaccaatccaaaccaatccaaaccaaccaaccaattcaaaccaatccaaaccagatccaaccaatccaaatcgaatccaaaccaaccaaaccaatccaaatccagatccaaaccaatccaaatcgaaccaaaccaatccaaaccaaaccaaatcgaatccaaaccgaaccaaaccaatccaaaatccaaaccaatccaaaccaaaccaaaccaatccaaaccaatccaaaccaatccaaaccaaccaaaccaatccaaacacaatccaaaccaaccaaaccaatccaaaccaatccaaaccaatccaaatccaatccaaaccaatccaaaccaatccaaaccaatccaaaccaatccaaaccaatccaaaccaatccaaaccaaccaaaccaatccaaaccaatccaaaccaatccaaacgcaatccaaaccaatccaaaccaatccaaaccaatccaaaccaatccaaaccaatccaaacacaatccaaaccaatccaaacgcaatccaaaccaatccaaaccaaccaaaccaatccaaaccaatccaaattaaaccaaaccaatccaaaccaatccaaaccaaataaaaaccaaccaaacgcaatcccaaccaatccaaaccaatccaaaccaatccaaaccaatccaaacacaatccaaaccaatccaaaccaatccaaatgcaaccaaaccaaccaaaccaatccaaaccaatccaaaccaatccaaatcaaaccaaaccaaaccaatccaaaccaaaccaatccaaaccagatccaaaccaatccaaatcgaaccaaatccaatccaaaccaatccaaaccaatccaaaccagatccaaaccaatccaaatcgaatccaaaccaatccaaaccaaccaaaccgaatccaaatcgaaccaaaccaatccaaccaaaccaatccaaagccaaatccaaaccaaaccaaaccaaaccaaaccaaaccaatccaaaccaatccaaaccaatccaaatccaatccaaaccaatccaaaccaatccaaaccaaccaaaccaatccaaaccaatccaaaccaatccaaaccaatccaaaccaatccaaaccaatccaaaccaatccaaaccaatcca
Encoded proteins:
- the LOC134212733 gene encoding uncharacterized protein LOC134212733, with product MSRGNTAIVVTAFLCLGWLQIQTSAKDYNFIFDPKELECTGNVSYDNVALTAYRARPNSEDKRDYTDLKYQTLYTLQAYLDDRAPYVTVGMDPNLKIPYGTPVCIPELNLHFRRQIKLQVRDTDDDLIGGGYRHVDICVRTQADSFDDFVNMLDATLVFL